The following are encoded together in the Tripterygium wilfordii isolate XIE 37 chromosome 18, ASM1340144v1, whole genome shotgun sequence genome:
- the LOC119983916 gene encoding potassium transporter 5-like, whose translation MSSDEVVQETQEDTVNREFSGHILRRYDSLDDEFGKVPGHHIHGSQVVKWSVILQLAFQSIGVVYGDIGTSPLYVYASTFSDGVIKHNDDVLGVLSMILYTITLIPLIKYVLIVLRANDNGDGGTFALYSLLCRYAKVGLTPNQQVEDSNVSNFRLELPSKRARMASKVKSTLEESQSAKYFLLLATMLGTSMVIGDGVLTPCISVLSAVGGIKEATSSMTEGRIVWVSVAILVCLFMVQRFGTDRVGYTFAPIICVWFTMIGGIGIYNFFKFDPAVIKAVNPAYIIQYFQRNKKDAWISLGGVVLAITGTEALFADVGHFTVLSIQISMCFMTYPALILAYTGQASFLRKHNHLVSDTFYSSIPHPLYWPMFVIAVMAAIIASQAMISGTFSIVQQSLSLGCFPRVKIVHTSTKYEGQVYIPEVNYLLMIACVGVTIGFRTVGKIGNAYGIAVVFVMTLTSAFLVLIMIMIWKSSMLFIIAYVLIIGSVELLYLSSVLYKFDQGGYLPLAFALVLMTVMYVWNSVYRRKYYYELDHKISPEKLKEIAVNTNFYRIPGLAMFYSELVQGIPPIFKQYIDNVPALHSVLVFVSIKSLPISKVPVEERFLFRRVEPREFNVFRCVARYGYTDVRNDHEPFEAMLVEKLKEFIRDDCSFSRMALTNGDGMENERGNDENESARQVDHEMHSEEAMEGEIEAVDKALRAGIVHLIGEHEVIAAEGANIGKRIMIDYAYNFFKKNLRQTDKIFAIPHKRMLKVGMTYEL comes from the exons GTTGTGAAGTGGTCGGTGATATTACAATTGGCGTTTCAGAGCATCGGAGTTGTGTACGGAGACATTGGTACGTCGCCGTTGTACGTGTACGCGAGCACTTTCTCCGACGGTGTCATCAAACACAACGACGACGTATTAGGCGTACTCTCTATGATCTTGTATACCATCACCTTGATTCCTTTGATCAAATACGTCCTCATCGTTTTGCGTGCCAACGACAATGGAGATG GAGGAACATTTGCACTGTATTCGCTGCTGTGCCGGTATGCGAAGGTGGGTCTAACTCCAAATCAACAAGTAGAGGATTCTAACGTCTCCAATTTCCGGCTTGAATTGCCCAGCAAACGCGCCCGGATGGCTTCGAAGGTTAAATCCACGTTAGAGGAGAGCCAATCCGCCAAGTATTTTCTACTGTTGGCAACCATGCTCGGTACTTCCATGGTCATTGGAGATGGCGTCCTCACTCCTTGCATCTCTG TTTTGTCAGCTGTGGGAGGGATCAAGGAAGCTACATCATCAATGACAGAAG GAAGAATTGTTTGGGTTTCAGTTGCAATTTTAGTTTGCCTATTCATGGTTCAAAGATTTGGGACTGACAGAGTGGGATACACTTTTGCACCAATTATCTGTGTTTGGTTCACAATGATTGGTGGGATTGGCATCTACAATTTCTTCAAGTTTGACCCTGCTGTTATCAAAGCTGTAAATCCAGCTTACATCATACAATATTTCCAGAGAAACAAGAAGGATGCATGGATTTCACTTGGTGGTGTTGTCCTTGCCATTACAG GGACAGAAGCTCTGTTTGCCGATGTCGGTCACTTCACTGTTCTGTCTATCCAGATAAGCATGTGCTTCATGACCTATCCAGCTCTTATATTGGCTTATACTGGACAAGCTTCCTTCCTTCGCAAGCACAACCACCTTGTCTCAGATACATTCTACTCTTCAATACCTC ATCCCCTGTACTGGCCGATGTTTGTAATTGCTGTCATGGCAGCGATCATAGCGAGTCAGGCAATGATTTCAGGGACTTTCTCTATTGTCCAACAATCCCTCTCACTTGGGTGTTTCCCTCGCGTCAAGATTGTACACACATCGACAAAGTATGAAGGACAAGTATACATTCCTGAAGTCAATTACCTTCTTATGATTGCTTGCGTAGGAGTCACCATTGGATTCAGGACGGTAGGAAAGATTGGAAATGCATATG GGATTGCAGTGGTGTTTGTGATGACACTGACATCGGCTTTTTTAGTACTAATCATGATAATGATATGGAAGTCAAGCATGCTCTTCATCATCGCTTATGTGCTAATCATTGGGAGTGTTGAGCTTCTCTACTTGAGTTCTGTTCTCTACAAGTTTGACCAAGGAGGGTATTTACCACTAGCATTTGCCTTAGTTTTGATGACTGTAATGTATGTTTGGAACAGCGTGTACCGAAGAAAGTACTACTACGAGCTAGACCACAAGATTTCTCCGGAGAAGCTAAAGGAAATCGCAGTTAACACGAATTTTTATCGAATCCCTGGACTAGCAATGTTCTATTCAGAGTTGGTTCAGGGGATTCCACCTATCTTCAAGCAGTATATAGACAATGTTCCTGCATTACATTCAGTACTTGTGTTTGTCTCCATTAAATCACTACCAATCAGTAAGGTTCCAGTGGAAGAGCGATTTCTTTTTCGAAGAGTGGAGCCGAGAGAGTTCAATGTGTTTCGTTGTGTGGCAAGGTATGGATACACGGATGTGCGGAACGATCATGAGCCCTTTGAGGCAATGTTGGTTGAGAAACTGAAGGAGTTCATCAGAGATGACTGTTCGTTTTCAAGAATGGCCCTCACTAATGGGGATGGTATGGAAAATGAACGTGGAAATGATGAAAATGAGAGTGCAAGACAAGTTGACCATGAGATGCATTCAGAGGAAGCCATGGAGGGAGAGATTGAAGCAGTGGATAAGGCATTGAGGGCTGGTATTGTTCACTTGATTGGTGAGCATGAAGTGATTGCCGCTGAAGGAGCAAATATAGGGAAAAGGATTATGATAGACTACGCTTATAATTTCTTCAAGAAGAATTTGAGGCAGACTGACAAGATATTTGCAATTCCTCACAAGCGGATGCTCAAAGTAGGTATGACATATGAGCTTTAG
- the LOC119983915 gene encoding potassium transporter 5-like, with translation MSSEVELETQEDYMHPGKLNGEKFSGHKLRRYDSLDVESGRISGHEIHGSEVVKWSVVLQLAFQSIGVVYGDIGTSPLYVYSSTFSDGVIKHNDDVLGVLSLILYTITLIPLVKYVFIVLRANDNGDGGTFALYSLLCRYARVGLTPNQQAEDANVSNFRLELPSKRAQIASKVKSTLEESQFAKYFLLFATMLGTSMVIGDGVLTPCISVLSAVGGIKEATSSMTEGRIVWISVAILVCLFMAQRFGTDKVGYTFAPIICVWFIMIGGIGIYNFFKFDPAVIKAVNPAYIIQYFQRNKKDAWISLGGVVLAITGTEALFADVGHFTVRSIQISMCFMTYPALIFAYTGQASFLRKHNHLVSDTFYSSIPDHLYWPMFVVAVMASIIASQAMISGTFSIIQQSLSLGCFPRVKIVHTSTKYEGQVYIPEVNYLLMIACVGVTAAFKTTEKIGHAYGIAVVFVMTLTSAFLVLIMIMIWKSSILFIIAYVLIIGSVELLYLSSVLYKFDQGGYLPVAFALVLMTVMYVWNSVYRRKYYYELDHKISPERLKEIAVNTNFYRIPGLAMFYSELVQGIPPIFKHYIDNVPALHSVLVFVSIKSLPISKVPVEERFLFRRVEPREFNVFRCVARYGYTDVRNEHEPFEAMLVEKLKQFIRDDCWLSRMALTNGDGTESEHGNDENESAKQVDHEMHSEEAMEREIETVDKALRAGIVHLIGEHELIAAKGANIGKRIMIDYAYNFLKKNLRQTDKIFEIPHKRMLKVGMTYEL, from the exons ATGTCTAGTGAAGTTGAGCTAGAAACTCAGGAAGACTATATGCACCCCGGTAAACTCAACGGAGAGAAGTTTTCAGGTCATAAACTTCGCCGGTACGACTCTCTCGATGTCGAGTCCGGCAGGATCTCCGGCCACGAAATCCATGGCTCCGAG GTTGTGAAGTGGTCGGTGGTATTGCAACTGGCGTTCCAGAGTATCGGAGTTGTGTACGGAGACATTGGCACGTCGCCGTTGTACGTGTACTCGAGCACTTTTTCCGACGGTGTTATCAAACACAACGACGACGTATTAGGTGTTCTCTCTTTGATCTTGTATACCATCACCTTGATCCCTTTGGTCAAATACGTCTTCATCGTTTTACGTGCCAACGACAATGGAGATG GAGGAACATTTGCACTATATTCGCTGCTGTGCCGGTATGCGAGGGTGGGTCTAACTCCAAATCAACAAGCAGAGGACGCTAACGTCTCCAATTTCCGGCTTGAATTGCCCAGCAAACGAGCCCAGATAGCGTCCAAGGTTAAATCCACGTTAGAGGAGAGCCAGTTCGCCAAGTATTTTCTGCTTTTTGCAACCATGCTTGGTACATCCATGGTCATTGGAGATGGGGTCCTCACTCCTTGTATCTCTG TTTTGTCTGCTGTGGGAGGGATCAAGGAAGCTACATCATCAATGACAGAAG GAAGAATTGTTTGGATTTCAGTAGCAATCTTAGTTTGCCTATTCATGGCTCAACGATTTGGGACTGACAAAGTAGGATACACTTTTGCACCAATTATTTGTGTTTGGTTCATAATGATTGGTGGGATTGGCATCTACAATTTCTTCAAGTTTGATCCTGCTGTTATCAAAGCTGTAAATCCAGCCTACATCATACAATATTTCCAGAGAAACAAGAAGGATGCTTGGATTTCACTTGGTGGTGTTGTCCTTGCCATTACAG GGACAGAAGCTCTGTTCGCCGATGTCGGTCACTTCACTGTTCGGTCTATCCAAATAAGCATGTGCTTCATGACCTATCCAGCTCTTATATTTGCTTATACTGGACAAGCTTCCTTCCTTCGCAAGCACAATCACCTTGTCTCAGATACATTCTACTCTTCAATACCTG ATCACCTGTACTGGCCGATGTTTGTAGTTGCTGTTATGGCATCGATCATAGCAAGTCAGGCAATGATTTCAGGGACTTTCTCTATAATCCAACAATCCCTCTCACTTGGGTGTTTCCCTCGCGTCAAGATTGTACACACATCGACAAAGTATGAAGGACAAGTATACATTCCTGAAGTCAATTACCTTCTTATGATCGCTTGCGTTGGAGTCACCGCTGCATTCAAGACgacagaaaagattggacatgCATATG GGATTGCAGTGGTGTTTGTGATGACACTGACATCAGCCTTTTTAGTACTAATCATGATAATGATATGGAAGTCAAGCATACTCTTCATCATCGCTTATGTACTAATCATTGGGAGTGTTGAGCTTCTCTACTTGAGTTCTGTTCTCTACAAATTTGACCAAGGAGGGTATTTACCAGTAGCATTTGCCTTAGTTTTGATGACTGTAATGTATGTTTGGAACAGTGTGTACCGAAGAAAGTACTACTACGAGCTAGACCACAAGATTTCTCCAGAGAGGCTAAAGGAAATCGCAGTTAACACAAATTTCTATCGAATCCCTGGGCTTGCAATGTTCTATTCAGAGTTGGTTCAGGGGATTCCACCTATCTTCAAGCACTATATAGACAACGTTCCTGCATTACATTCAGTACTTGTGTTTGTTTCCATTAAATCACTACCAATCAGTAAGGTTCCGGTGGAAGAACGATTTCTTTTTCGAAGAGTGGAACCGAGAGAGTTCAATGTGTTTCGTTGCGTGGCAAGGTATGGTTACACGGATGTGCGGAACGAGCATGAGCCCTTTGAGGCAATGTTGGTTGAGAAATTGAAGCAGTTCATCAGAGATGACTGTTGGTTGTCAAGAATGGCCCTCACTAATGGGGATGGTACAGAAAGTGAACACGGGAATGATGAAAATGAGAGTGCGAAACAAGTTGATCATGAGATGCATTCAGAGGAAGCCATggagagagagattgaaacAGTGGATAAGGCACTGAGGGCTGGTATTGTTCACTTGATTGGTGAGCATGAACTGATTGCTGCTAAAGGAGCAAATATAGGGAAAAGGATTATGATAGACTATGCTTATAATTTCTTGAAGAAGAATTTGAGGCAGACTGACAAGATATTTGAAATTCCTCACAAGCGAATGCTCAAAGTAGGTATGACATATGAGCTTTAG
- the LOC119983612 gene encoding metal tolerance protein 2 isoform X1 codes for MGFKFHRLNPIYKSYLSRLSSQHHRNSQPVYILQNPNFSIPNRWHGGHSHDHHHHRLQPDSKEGEKIFRLGLAADIGLASGKALTGYLSGSTAIIADAAHSVSDVVLSSIALLSFKASKVPKDKEHPYGHGKFETLGALGISCMLLATSGGIAWHTFEILLGLLSTTPDVANQTLIQVHEHSHRNGAHHHGIDMDHPILALNMTLASIAVKEGLYWITKRAGERQGSGLMKANAWHHRADAVSSVVALIGVGGSILGVKFLDPLAGLVVSGMILKAGLETGYQSVLELVDAAIPAQQLDPIKQTILQVEGVKGCHRLRGRRAGSSLYLDVHIVVDPFLSVTAAHDIGENVRHQIHKSHPEVTEVFIHIDPAVSELCPSLEDRQENPREMIHKDTTDLSEDKDVEAVVSNILLSKFPEILAIEHITRHSLQGKTLLEIEVSMPSDFMIRDAARIAEAAEKEILKAASNVAQVSIQLRLGRPVSQF; via the exons ATGGGATTTAAGTTCCATAGACTGAATCCCATCTACAAATCCTACCTCTCAAGACTCTCCTCTCAGCATCACAGAAATTCCCAACCAGTCTATATCCTTCAAAACCCCAATTTCAGTATCCCTAATCGGTGGCATGGCGGCCATTCCCAtgaccatcaccaccaccgaCTGCAACCCGACAGTAAGGAAGGCGAGAAAATTTTCCGCCTTGGCCTTGCCGCCGACATCGGATTGGCTTCCGGAAAAGCCTTGACCGGTTATTTGTCAGGGAGCACTGCGATCATTGCCGACGCTGCGCATTCTGTCTCTGATGTG GTTCTAAGTAGCATTGCTTTGTTGTCATTCAAAGCCAGCAAGGTCCCTAAAGACAAAGAACACCCATATG GGCATGGTAAATTTGAGACTTTAGGAGCCCTTGGGATCTCTTGTATGCTTTTGGCAACTAGTGGCGGTATTGCTTGGCACACGTTTGAGATTTTGCTT GGATTGTTGTCGACAACTCCTGATGTAGCTAACCAGACATTGATTCAAGTGCATGAGCACAGCCATCGTAATGGTGCACATCATCATGGAATTGATATGGATCATCCCATCCTAGCTTTGAATATGACTCTTGCATCAATAGCTGTAAAAGAAGG GCTTTACTGGATAACAAAACGGGCAGGGGAAAGGCAAGGTAGTGGACTGATGAAAGCAAATGCATGGCATCATCGTGCAGATGCCGTTTCGTCTGTTGTTGCTCTTATTGGGGTTG GCGGTTCTATCCTTGGAGTCAAGTTTCTAGATCCCCTAGCTGGACTTGTTGTCTCGGGCATGATCCTCAAAGCTGGACTGGAAACTGGATACCAAAG TGTCTTGGAGCTGGTGGATGCTGCTATCCCAGCACAGCAGTTGGATCCTATTAAACAAACAATCTTACAAGTTGAAGGAGTCAAG GGATGCCATCGGTTGAGGGGAAGAAGGGCAGGTTCATCTCTTTACCTTGATGTACACATTGTG GTTGATCCCTTTTTGAGCGTTACCGCTGCACATGACATCGGTGAAAATGTCCGACATCAAATTCATAAATCCCATCCTGAAGTTACAGAAGTTTTCATTCATATAG ATCCTGCTGTTTCAGAACTTTGTCCGAGTTTGGAGGACCGACAGGAAAATCCAAGGGAAATGATCCACAAGGATACAACTGATTTGTCTGAGGATAAAGATGTTGAAGCTGTTGTTTCCAACATATTATTGTCCAAGTTTCCTGag ATATTGGCCATTGAACACATTACCCGCCACTCGCTGCAGGGCAAGACTTTACTCGAAATTGAGGTGTCCATGCCTTCTGACTTCATGATTCG GGATGCAGCCAGAATTGCAGAAGCAGCGGAAAAGGAAATTCTGAAGGCAGCATCTAATGTTGCTCAAGTTAGCATTCAGCTTAGATTGGGGCGTCCAGTCTCACAGTTTTAA
- the LOC119983612 gene encoding metal tolerance protein C1 isoform X2: protein MVAYNLYLRHGKFETLGALGISCMLLATSGGIAWHTFEILLGLLSTTPDVANQTLIQVHEHSHRNGAHHHGIDMDHPILALNMTLASIAVKEGLYWITKRAGERQGSGLMKANAWHHRADAVSSVVALIGVGGSILGVKFLDPLAGLVVSGMILKAGLETGYQSVLELVDAAIPAQQLDPIKQTILQVEGVKGCHRLRGRRAGSSLYLDVHIVVDPFLSVTAAHDIGENVRHQIHKSHPEVTEVFIHIDPAVSELCPSLEDRQENPREMIHKDTTDLSEDKDVEAVVSNILLSKFPEILAIEHITRHSLQGKTLLEIEVSMPSDFMIRDAARIAEAAEKEILKAASNVAQVSIQLRLGRPVSQF from the exons ATGGTCGCTTATAATTTGTACCTAC GGCATGGTAAATTTGAGACTTTAGGAGCCCTTGGGATCTCTTGTATGCTTTTGGCAACTAGTGGCGGTATTGCTTGGCACACGTTTGAGATTTTGCTT GGATTGTTGTCGACAACTCCTGATGTAGCTAACCAGACATTGATTCAAGTGCATGAGCACAGCCATCGTAATGGTGCACATCATCATGGAATTGATATGGATCATCCCATCCTAGCTTTGAATATGACTCTTGCATCAATAGCTGTAAAAGAAGG GCTTTACTGGATAACAAAACGGGCAGGGGAAAGGCAAGGTAGTGGACTGATGAAAGCAAATGCATGGCATCATCGTGCAGATGCCGTTTCGTCTGTTGTTGCTCTTATTGGGGTTG GCGGTTCTATCCTTGGAGTCAAGTTTCTAGATCCCCTAGCTGGACTTGTTGTCTCGGGCATGATCCTCAAAGCTGGACTGGAAACTGGATACCAAAG TGTCTTGGAGCTGGTGGATGCTGCTATCCCAGCACAGCAGTTGGATCCTATTAAACAAACAATCTTACAAGTTGAAGGAGTCAAG GGATGCCATCGGTTGAGGGGAAGAAGGGCAGGTTCATCTCTTTACCTTGATGTACACATTGTG GTTGATCCCTTTTTGAGCGTTACCGCTGCACATGACATCGGTGAAAATGTCCGACATCAAATTCATAAATCCCATCCTGAAGTTACAGAAGTTTTCATTCATATAG ATCCTGCTGTTTCAGAACTTTGTCCGAGTTTGGAGGACCGACAGGAAAATCCAAGGGAAATGATCCACAAGGATACAACTGATTTGTCTGAGGATAAAGATGTTGAAGCTGTTGTTTCCAACATATTATTGTCCAAGTTTCCTGag ATATTGGCCATTGAACACATTACCCGCCACTCGCTGCAGGGCAAGACTTTACTCGAAATTGAGGTGTCCATGCCTTCTGACTTCATGATTCG GGATGCAGCCAGAATTGCAGAAGCAGCGGAAAAGGAAATTCTGAAGGCAGCATCTAATGTTGCTCAAGTTAGCATTCAGCTTAGATTGGGGCGTCCAGTCTCACAGTTTTAA
- the LOC119984106 gene encoding homeobox protein LUMINIDEPENDENS has translation MEALKDNLEEVDIGSSVDSFQKILNSQKDLFHSQIDQLQRIVVAQCKLTGVNPLSQEMAAGALSINIGKRPRDLINPKAVNYMQAVFSIKDAISKKESREINAQFGVTVTQVREFFTSQRSRVRKLVWLSREKAIKSVADKKPQDGVPASSDSDRMMPIDPVPLNSVGPAAIEEAPSSSTQDNAPPDLNDSDKHFVDNIFNMLRKEETFSGQVKMMEWIMQIKNPPVIQWFLTKGGLMILATWLSQAAAEEQTSVLFVSLKVLDHLPLHNALPEHMSAILHSINRLRFYRTPDISNRARILLAKWSKMFARSQAMKKPNGVKSSSDMQKEILLKQSIGDIMSDELWQPNIDTHENLLGLSHESSENLRKMESSQGLKLLPASTDDSSRKHILGVPTSHARERRKVQMVEQPGHNMAGRSPQATRTAPVSQGRPMSTDDIQKAKLRAQHMQSKYGKTVPSSNGGIGMKSEGLNNSSNTPANIVALVSKVLFPSKSEEQKKTMVSPPNISDKPEAPVDPKPKMDSKELMWEKCARVQIPWQTPPEIKLNDLWRVGAGENSKEVDVQKNRNHREMEIIYRTLQEIPSNPKGPWDLEMDYDDSLTPEIPIEQPPEVDAAETDQSQSENLDNTIVSTLSVSQNTSGSTAEPDLELLAVLLKNPELVFALSSGQAANLSSEEVVKLLDLIKKGGAGLTGDLSPYAGKAEEKVEVSLPSPTPSSNTGMSGWRPEDVKNRYPQNGNTLGNRVAFSPASVASLSEQVQASSTHFPLPQTNIMFHEKQHPSLVPSSYPGHSAMTETQIIGASMPNYSAAAGPSSVRVETISNVQPATVSTMRSFQGIEPVSYPSAVSSLPFPAHLQAQPQLHHMSNPLYSTQIYSNRTPSGNLGIVPDSSRARQSLPLNFVTEVNQTNYSESFGRQGQRPLRGREKYVASDGFESWSPENSPMRSSDYMQGENYPPPRMNSDWSNRVDDRSRQHGYSGHQGQNSKGDGRWRDHRRR, from the exons ATGGAGGCGTTGAAGGACAATTTAGAAGAGGTAGATATTGGGAGCTCCGTCGATTCTTTTCAAAAGATATTGAATTCACAGAAGGATCTTTTCCACAGTCAGATCGACCAGCTCCAGAGAATTGTCGTCGCTCAATGCAAGCTCACCGGCGTCAATCCTCTCTCTCAAGAGATG GCAGCTGGTGCCCTGTCAATAAATATTG GAAAAAGACCAAGAGATTTGATAAATCCGAAGGCTGTAAATTATATGCAAGCAGTTTTCTCCATAAAAGATGCAATTAGTAAGAAGGAGTCTCGTGAGATAAATGCTCAATTTGGGGTTACAGTCACACAG GTACGGGAATTTTTCACTAGCCAACGTTCAAGAGTGAGAAAATTAGTATGGCTATCACGGGAGAAAGCCATTAAGTCTGTTGCTGATAAAAAACCTCAGGATGGGGTCCCAGCAAGCTCAGATTCTGATCGCATGATGCCTATTGATCCAGTTCCTTTGAACAGTGTTGGCCCTGCCGCTATAGAAGAAGCACCATCTTCCTCAACACAAGATAATGCTCCACCTGACTTGAATGACTCAGACAAACATTTTGttgataatatttttaatatgttGCGAAAGGAGGAAACATTTTCTGGGCAGGTGAAAATGATGGAATGGATTATGCAGATAAAAAATCCTCCAGTAATACAGTG GTTTTTAACTAAAGGTGGTTTGATGATTTTAGCAACATGGTTGAGTCAAGCAGCTGCTGAAGAACAAACAAGCGTCCTTTTTGTCAGCCTCAAG GTTCTCGATCATCTGCCCCTACATAATGCTCTCCCTGAGCATATGTCGGCCATACTTCATAGTATTAATAGACTGCGATTTTATAGGACACCAG ACATATCAAACAGGGCAAGGATTTTATTAGCAAAATGGAGCAAGATGTTTGCGAGAAGCCAAGCTATGAAGAAACCTAATGGCGTAAAATCTTCTAGTGACATGCAGAAGGAGATACTGCTGAAGCAGAG TATTGGCGATATTATGAGCGATGAATTATGGCAGCCAAACATTGATACACAT GAAAATCTCCTTGGTCTCTCTCATGAGAGTTCAGAAAATTTAAG GAAAATGGAGTCATCCCAAGGATTGAAACTATTGCCAGCCTCAACAGATGATTCTAGTAGGAAGCACATCCTAGGTGTACCTACATCCC ATGCCAGAGAACGCAGAAAAGTTCAGATGGTGGAACAACCAGGCCATAATATGGCAGGCAGAAGCCCCCAGGCCACAAGAACTGCTCCTGTGAGTCAAGGTCGCCCAATGTCTACTGATGATATCCAAAAAGCAAAATTGCGTGCTCAACATATGCAGAGCAAGTATGGAAAAACTGTTCCCTCTTCTAATGGAGGCATTGGAATGAAGTCCGAAGGTTTGAACAATTCTTCAAACACTCCGGCTAATATTGTAGCTCTGGTATCCAAAGTTCTTTTTCCATCTAAAAGTGAAGAACAGAAGAAAACTATGGTATCTCCTCCAAATATTTCTGATAAGCCCGAAGCTCCTGTTGATCCTAAGCCAAAAATGGATTCGAAGGAGCTCATGTGGGAGAAGTGTGCAAGGGTCCAGATCCCATGGCAGACACCACCAG AAATTAAACTGAATGACCTCTGGAGAGTTGGTGCTGGAGAGAATAGCAAAGAGGTTGATGTTCAGAAAAATAGAAATCATAGGGAGATGGAAATCATCTACCGAACTCTGCAGGAAATACCATCAAATCCAAAGGGACCATGGGACCTTGAGATGGACTATGATGACTCCTTGACCCCCGAAATCCCTATTGAGCAGCCACCTGAGGTGGATGCTGCAGAAACAGATCAATCCCAAAGTGAAAATCTTGATAACACAATTGTATCAACATTGTCAGTATCCCAAAATACTAGTGGAAGTACTGCAGAGCCAGATCTCGAGTTACTCGCTGTACTGCTCAAAAACCCGGAATTGGTTTTTGCCTTATCTTCTGGGCAAGCTGCTAATTTATCCAGTGAGGAAGTTGTGAAGCTGCTTGACCTGATCAAGAAAGGTGGGGCTGGTCTAACAGGTGATTTAAGCCCCTATGCTGGGAAAGCAGAGGAGAAAGTTGAAGTTTCCCTTCCTTCACCAACTCCATCAAGCAATACAGGCATG AGTGGATGGAGACCAGAGGATGTCAAGAACAGGTATCCGCAGAATGGTAATACACTGGGAAACAGAGTTGCATTTTCTCCTGCGTCAGTGGCATCACTGTCTGAACAGGTTCAAGCCTCATCGACTCATTTCCCTTTGCCTCAGACAAATATAATGtttcatgaaaaacaacaccCTTCTCTGGTTCCATCTTCATACCCCGGTCACTCGGCCATGACTGAAACACAAATCATTGGTGCCTCGATGCCAAACTACTCTGCTGCTGCTGGGCCTTCTTCTGTGCGGGTTGAAACCATAAGCAATGTTCAACCTGCAACTGTCTCTACAATGAGGAGTTTTCAGGGGATAGAACCAGTTTCATATCCGTCAGCAGTTTCCTCATTGCCATTTCCAGCACACTTACAAGCACAACCACAATTGCACCACATGTCTAATCCACTCTACTCAACACAAATATACTCTAATAGGACACCTTCTGGAAATTTGGGTATAGTTCCTGATTCCTCGCGAGCCAGGCAGAGTTTACCCCTGAATTTTGTTACTGAAGTGAATCAAACTAATTACAGTGAATCGTTTGGAAGACAAGGGCAGCGGCCATTAAGGGGGAGAGAGAAGTATGTGGCTTCTGATGGATTTGAGTCTTGGAGCCCTGAGAATAGTCCAATGAGGTCATCAGATTATATGCAGGGAGAGAATTATCCTCCACCTAGAATGAATTCTGATTGGAGTAATAGGGTAGATGATAGGTCAAGACAACATGGTTATTCCGGTCACCAAGGGCAGAACAGCAAGGGGGATGGAAGGTGGCGTGATCATCGGAGACGATGA